The Bacteroides ovatus genomic interval TGCCCGTTTCTTCGTGAATGAGATTATCCGGGAAAAGATTCTGCTCTACTACGATAAAGAGATTCCCTATTCGGTGGAGGTTGTCGTGGAAGAGTTTAAGGAAGAACCGAAGAAGATTCATATTCGGGCGGTGATTAACGTGGAACGTGATTCGCAGAAAGGAATCATTATCGGTAAACAGGGAAAGGCGTTGAAGAAGGTGGCTACCGAGGCTCGCCGTGAACTGGAACGTTTCTTTGGAAAGACTATTTTCCTCGAAACGTATGTGAAAGTGGATAAGGATTGGCGTAGTTCGGATAAGGAACTCCGCAATTTTGGTTATCAGTTAGATTAAGAGTATTCATGCGACTGTGATAGTCGTGAAAAAACAAGGTATTGAACTATGGGTAATTTAGTTGCAATTGTAGGACGCCCGAATGTGGGCAAGTCTACCTTATTTAACCGTCTGACGAAGACTCGTCAGGCTATTGTGAATGAAGAAGCGGGTACAACCCGCGACAGACAATATGGCAAGTCTGAGTGGCTGGGCCGTGAATTCTCTGTGGTTGACACCGGTGGATGGGTGGTCAACTCGGATGATGTCTTTGAAGAGGAAATCCGTAAGCAGGTATTATTGGCTGTGGAAGAAGCGGATGTCATTCTGTTTGTAGTGGATGTGATGAATGGAGTGACTGACTTGGATATGCAGGTAGCTGCTATTCTGCGTCGTGCTAATAGTCCGGTGATTATGGTTGCCAATAAAACAGATAATCACGATTTGCAATATAACGCTCCCGAATTCTATAAACTGGGATTGGGCGATCCGTATTGCGTTTCTGCCATGACAGGAAGTGGTACGGGTGATTTGATGGACTTGATTGTCAGCAATTTCAAGAAAGAATCATCAGAAATCCTGGATGATGATATTCCCCGTTTTGCTGTGGTAGGACGTCCGAACGCCGGAAAGTCTTCCATTGTAAATGCATTTATTGGGGAAGAACGTAATATCGTAACAGAGATTGCCGGAACTACCCGCGACTCTATCTATACTCGTTACAATAAATTCGGATTTGATTTTTACCTGGTGGATACAGCGGGTATCCGTAAGAAAAACAAGGTAAATGAAGACTTGGAATATTATTCAGTCGTTCGTTCGATTCGTTCTATCGAAGGTTCGGATGTTTGTATTCTGATGTTGGATGCTACAAGAGGTGTTGAGGGGCAGGACTTGAATATCTTCTCTCTGATTCAGAAGAATCAGAAAGGTCTGGTAGTTGTTATAAATAAGTGGGATTTGGTGGAAGATAAATCTGTGAAAGTACAGAAAGCGTTTGAGGAAGCTGTTCGCTCGCGTTTTGCTCCGTTTGTCGATTTCCCGATCATCTTTGCTTCTGCACTGACTAAGCAACGTATTCTGAAAGTGCTTGAAGAAGCACGTAGTGTGTATGAGAACCGGACGACAAAAATCCCGACCGCACGTTTGAATGAAGAAATGCTTCCGTTGATCGAGGCTTATCCGCCTCCTTCAAATAAAGGTAAGTATATCAAAATTAAATATATCACACAGTTGCCGAATACACAGGTGCCTTCATTTGTATATTTCGCCAACTTACCGCAGTATGTGAAAGAGCCATACAAACGTTTCCTCGAAAATAAGATGCGTGAGAAATGGAATCTGACAGGTACTCCGGTTAATATTTATATTCGACAGAAATAAATAAAAAAGACACGGATTGTCTCAATTATATAGAATATATATAGAGACAATCCGTGTCTTTTTATAAATAGGGATATTCCTAAAATAATAAAATTTAGAGGTTGTGTCAAAACGTTGGCACAACCTCTTTTATATTTTACAGTTCTGCTATATTTTCTTTTGGCTATGCTGCTTTTTCCTCATGCATTTGGCAACAAGTTGCTATATTCCAATTATATCGGGTTATAAATAGTCCCATAAACATATATTTGGCAACTGTAATGAGCCCCTTTCCTTCTTTTATCAGTTTAGCACACATTTTTTTGATATTAAAGGCTATAGCAAAGAAAGCAAAGTCCATTGTAACCTTGTCTTCTCCCACATGCCGGAATCTTCTGTATGCCATGTTGTATTTCATTTGTCCAAACACAGCCTCTGGTTCTATACACCTCCTGCCTCTATGCTTGATACCTTCTTCTGAGAGCAACCTTTCCCGTGCCTGCCGTTTGTATTGATTTAATCGGTGGTTGACTTCTATAATACGGTTCCCCCGAGCTTTAAAACAACTGCCACGCAAAGGGCAACCTTCGCATCTTTTTGCTTTATACCGGGCACTTTCGATGATGTATCCGCTCGCTGTCTTGTCACGTTTGGTTCCTATACGGTTCATGTGCTGTCCCATAGGACAAACGTAATAATCCTCTTGGGCATTGTAATGGAGACTTTCGGCATGGAATGGGTTGGGAGTATAACGAGGACGCTGTTCTTTATGGAAGTAATTATACTTGATGAAGGCTTCTATCCCATTCTCCTGCATGAACCGGTAATTTTCTTCCGAACCGTAACCGGAGTCTGCCACACAGATATTCGGTAAACGGTTATAGCGGTACTGGAAAGAGTGGAAAAAAGGTATGAGGGTCAGTGTATCGGTAGGGTTGGGAAACAGACGGAAGTCTGTGATGAATTGGTTTTCAGTACCTATTTGCAGATTATATCCGGGTTTGGTCTGCCCGTTCTTCATGGCATCTTCTTTCATGCGCATGAATGTGGCACCAGGATCGGTCTTGGAATAGGAGTTACGTTCTCCAAGGGTATCAAGGTGATTGTCGTATTCTATCAGCTTGTCACGATACCCTTCAAGTTCCATGACCTGCTTCTTCTTTTTGCGCAGGGCTTTCTTTTCTTCCTTATCCTTTGTTGCAGGCTGGCGTTCCAGGGCTTCTTTAAGTTCATCCACTATGTCAGAGAGCCTGCAGGGAGTAAACTCCACGGATGTGTCTTTTATAGAGTTCTCCTGTGCAATGGCTTCATCCACCTGTTCCAAGAGAATACGGATTTTATCCATTAGTCTCGTACGGTTCCGTTCGACTGTCTTGCGCCAGACAAAAGTATATTTGTTGGCTTTGGATTCAATCTTGGTGCCGTCGATATACTCCACATCAAGGCTGATGAAACCTTTATCGGCAAGGACAAGAACCAACTGGGTAAATACATTATTTATTTCCTCCTTTACACGGTTACGAAAACGGTTGATCGTGATAAAATCCGGATGCTCATTACCGGCAAGCCAAATATAATGAATGTCACGAAGGAGGTGCTTCTCTATTTTACGGCAAGAATAGATATTATTCATGTAGGCGTAGATTATCACCTTAAGCATCATTTTAGGATGATAAGGACAACGGCCCGTTTCCTTATAAAGCTTCTTGAAACTCTCAAGATTGAGATTGTCAATAACAGCATTCACGATGCGGA includes:
- the der gene encoding ribosome biogenesis GTPase Der; this encodes MGNLVAIVGRPNVGKSTLFNRLTKTRQAIVNEEAGTTRDRQYGKSEWLGREFSVVDTGGWVVNSDDVFEEEIRKQVLLAVEEADVILFVVDVMNGVTDLDMQVAAILRRANSPVIMVANKTDNHDLQYNAPEFYKLGLGDPYCVSAMTGSGTGDLMDLIVSNFKKESSEILDDDIPRFAVVGRPNAGKSSIVNAFIGEERNIVTEIAGTTRDSIYTRYNKFGFDFYLVDTAGIRKKNKVNEDLEYYSVVRSIRSIEGSDVCILMLDATRGVEGQDLNIFSLIQKNQKGLVVVINKWDLVEDKSVKVQKAFEEAVRSRFAPFVDFPIIFASALTKQRILKVLEEARSVYENRTTKIPTARLNEEMLPLIEAYPPPSNKGKYIKIKYITQLPNTQVPSFVYFANLPQYVKEPYKRFLENKMREKWNLTGTPVNIYIRQK
- a CDS encoding IS1182-like element ISBf3 family transposase, yielding MAKLHFRPYIPNQTVLFPQRIDENIAATDPVRIVNAVIDNLNLESFKKLYKETGRCPYHPKMMLKVIIYAYMNNIYSCRKIEKHLLRDIHYIWLAGNEHPDFITINRFRNRVKEEINNVFTQLVLVLADKGFISLDVEYIDGTKIESKANKYTFVWRKTVERNRTRLMDKIRILLEQVDEAIAQENSIKDTSVEFTPCRLSDIVDELKEALERQPATKDKEEKKALRKKKKQVMELEGYRDKLIEYDNHLDTLGERNSYSKTDPGATFMRMKEDAMKNGQTKPGYNLQIGTENQFITDFRLFPNPTDTLTLIPFFHSFQYRYNRLPNICVADSGYGSEENYRFMQENGIEAFIKYNYFHKEQRPRYTPNPFHAESLHYNAQEDYYVCPMGQHMNRIGTKRDKTASGYIIESARYKAKRCEGCPLRGSCFKARGNRIIEVNHRLNQYKRQARERLLSEEGIKHRGRRCIEPEAVFGQMKYNMAYRRFRHVGEDKVTMDFAFFAIAFNIKKMCAKLIKEGKGLITVAKYMFMGLFITRYNWNIATCCQMHEEKAA